From one Desulfurobacterium thermolithotrophum DSM 11699 genomic stretch:
- the nadD gene encoding nicotinate (nicotinamide) nucleotide adenylyltransferase: MKALFGGSFNPVHIGHLIVARDILETFGFEEIIFVPAYLQPLKDKLFLPPELRLELLRISIEEEKGFSIWDYEIRKKGISYTVDTLREFWKIYKEKPIFIIGEDSFESFHLWKEPTEILKLAKIIVVKRPRYKIDVDKIAKKIGYSIKFSEVDKEKSVDSNVLNDIDILIYNGRLVEISSTEIRNRLKSNKSIRYLLPDKAEKSLRRWWKNAF, encoded by the coding sequence TTGAAGGCTCTCTTTGGAGGAAGCTTTAATCCGGTTCACATAGGTCACTTGATAGTTGCAAGGGATATCCTTGAAACTTTTGGATTTGAAGAAATTATTTTCGTTCCAGCATATTTGCAGCCTTTAAAGGATAAACTGTTTTTACCTCCAGAGCTCCGCTTAGAGCTTTTAAGGATTTCAATAGAGGAAGAAAAAGGATTTTCCATCTGGGACTATGAAATAAGAAAGAAAGGAATCTCGTACACAGTTGATACATTAAGGGAGTTTTGGAAAATCTACAAAGAAAAACCCATTTTCATAATAGGAGAAGATTCTTTTGAATCATTTCATCTTTGGAAAGAACCAACAGAAATTTTAAAACTAGCCAAAATTATTGTTGTTAAAAGACCTAGATATAAAATTGACGTTGACAAAATTGCTAAGAAAATAGGCTATTCAATTAAGTTTTCAGAAGTTGATAAAGAGAAGTCTGTTGATAGCAACGTTCTTAATGACATTGATATCCTTATATATAACGGTAGATTGGTAGAAATTAGCTCAACAGAAATTAGAAACCGCTTGAAATCAAACAAAAGTATAAGGTATCTTCTCCCAGACAAAGCTGAAAAGTCATTAAGGAGGTGGTGGAAAAATGCCTTTTAA
- a CDS encoding phosphoglycerate kinase, giving the protein MPFKKICNKMSLRDISPEKLKGKKVFVRVDFNVPLENGVIQNDKRIRAALPTINYLIDHKAKVILCSHLDRPEGWDPKLSLKPVADRLSRLLEKEVKFIPDCVGEEVEWEVNNLKEGEVALLENVRFYKEETKNDPEFAKKLAKLADIYVNDAFGTAHRKHASTYGIAQYVEIAVAGFLLEKEIKYLQKALDNPERPLVLIIGGSKVSGKLEVIENLLKVVDKMLIGGGMAYTFLKAAGYNVGKSLVEEELLDTAKEIMEKAEKNGIKFYLPVDSNNADEFSPTAHAKLTTYKEIPDDMMGLDIGPATVELFKEALSDAKTILWNGPMGVFEFEKFGYGTMEIGRIVASHAEALRIVGGGDSVAAVEALGLEHQIDHVSTGGGAFLEFLAGKELPGVMALTDKK; this is encoded by the coding sequence ATGCCTTTTAAAAAGATATGCAACAAGATGTCTCTTAGAGATATCTCTCCGGAAAAGCTTAAAGGAAAGAAAGTCTTTGTAAGAGTTGACTTTAACGTTCCTCTTGAAAATGGCGTAATTCAAAACGACAAAAGAATTAGAGCAGCACTTCCAACAATCAATTACCTTATAGACCATAAAGCCAAAGTTATTCTTTGTTCTCATCTTGATAGACCTGAAGGTTGGGATCCAAAACTTTCTTTAAAGCCAGTTGCAGATAGACTTTCAAGACTTCTTGAAAAAGAAGTTAAGTTCATTCCAGATTGTGTTGGTGAAGAAGTTGAATGGGAAGTTAACAACTTAAAGGAAGGGGAAGTTGCACTCCTTGAAAATGTAAGATTTTATAAAGAAGAAACAAAAAATGATCCTGAATTTGCTAAAAAGCTTGCAAAACTTGCAGATATTTACGTAAACGACGCTTTTGGTACTGCTCACAGAAAACATGCTTCAACTTATGGAATTGCTCAGTATGTAGAAATTGCAGTTGCAGGATTCTTGCTTGAAAAAGAAATAAAGTACCTTCAGAAAGCTCTTGACAATCCTGAAAGACCTCTTGTTTTAATAATAGGCGGTTCTAAAGTTTCTGGAAAATTAGAAGTAATAGAAAATCTTTTAAAAGTTGTTGATAAGATGCTTATCGGTGGGGGAATGGCTTATACCTTTTTAAAAGCAGCTGGTTACAATGTTGGAAAATCTCTTGTTGAAGAAGAGCTCCTTGACACAGCAAAAGAGATAATGGAAAAAGCCGAAAAAAATGGCATTAAGTTTTACCTACCTGTTGATAGTAATAATGCTGATGAATTCTCTCCTACAGCACACGCTAAGTTAACAACTTATAAGGAAATTCCAGACGACATGATGGGACTTGATATTGGTCCAGCAACTGTAGAACTATTTAAAGAAGCTCTTTCAGATGCCAAGACAATTCTCTGGAACGGTCCAATGGGAGTTTTCGAATTTGAAAAATTTGGATACGGTACTATGGAAATAGGAAGAATTGTTGCTTCTCACGCTGAAGCTTTAAGAATTGTAGGTGGTGGTGACAGTGTTGCAGCTGTAGAAGCGCTAGGCCTTGAGCATCAGATAGATCATGTTTCAACAGGCGGTGGAGCTTTCTTAGAGTTTCTTGCAGGAAAAGAGCTCCCAGGTGTTATGGCTTTGACAGACAAAAAATAA
- the trmFO gene encoding FADH(2)-oxidizing methylenetetrahydrofolate--tRNA-(uracil(54)-C(5))-methyltransferase TrmFO: MKEIINVIGAGLAGVEAAYKVANKGHKVRLFEMRPKKTTPAHKTSLFAELVCSNTLGGKEVTTPRGLLKAEMELLNSLIVEAARKTEVPAGGALAVDREKFAEYITEKIENHPNIEVVREEVTEIPKEGITIVASGPLTSDKFSEYLRNYLGEKELHFYDAISPIVYADTIDYSKCFWGSRYGKGGDDYLNCPMTEEEYERFYTALMEAEKVPLKDFEKACYFEGCMPIEEMAERGKQTLLFGPLKPVGLIDPKTGKRPFAVVQLRKENKEGTLLNLVGFQTKLKYPEQKRVFRLIPGLENAEFARFGSIHRNTFIKSPKLLLKTLQLKKNPKVFFAGQITGVEGYPESAATGIIAGINAVKLAEGKELVYPPETTMIGALLKYITTADPKTFQPMNANFGILLPPEKKIRGKRERRKYLAERALEDMKKWLELVY, from the coding sequence GTGAAAGAAATTATAAACGTAATTGGGGCAGGACTTGCTGGAGTTGAAGCAGCGTATAAAGTAGCTAATAAGGGACATAAAGTTAGACTTTTTGAAATGAGGCCAAAGAAGACTACACCGGCACACAAAACTAGCCTATTTGCTGAGCTTGTTTGTAGCAATACCTTAGGAGGAAAAGAAGTAACAACTCCGCGGGGACTTCTTAAAGCCGAAATGGAACTTCTAAATTCTTTAATAGTTGAAGCTGCAAGAAAAACAGAAGTTCCAGCAGGTGGAGCTCTAGCTGTTGATAGAGAAAAATTTGCCGAGTATATAACTGAAAAGATTGAAAATCATCCTAACATTGAAGTAGTTAGAGAAGAGGTTACAGAAATTCCAAAAGAAGGAATAACCATTGTTGCAAGTGGTCCGTTGACTTCAGATAAGTTTTCAGAATATCTAAGGAATTATCTTGGAGAAAAAGAACTCCACTTTTACGATGCTATCTCTCCAATAGTTTATGCAGATACTATTGATTACTCAAAGTGTTTTTGGGGTTCAAGGTACGGGAAAGGAGGAGATGATTATCTCAACTGTCCTATGACTGAGGAAGAATATGAAAGGTTTTACACTGCTTTAATGGAAGCTGAAAAGGTACCTTTAAAAGATTTTGAAAAGGCCTGTTACTTTGAAGGTTGTATGCCGATAGAGGAAATGGCAGAAAGAGGAAAACAAACTCTTCTTTTTGGTCCTTTAAAACCTGTTGGATTGATAGATCCTAAAACAGGGAAAAGACCTTTTGCGGTTGTTCAGTTAAGGAAGGAAAATAAAGAAGGAACTCTTTTAAATCTTGTTGGGTTTCAGACAAAGCTTAAGTATCCTGAACAAAAAAGGGTATTTAGACTAATTCCAGGCCTTGAAAATGCTGAATTTGCAAGATTTGGAAGCATTCATAGAAATACTTTTATAAAATCTCCAAAACTTCTTTTGAAAACTCTTCAACTTAAGAAAAATCCTAAGGTCTTTTTTGCTGGACAAATAACTGGAGTTGAAGGATATCCAGAATCAGCAGCAACTGGAATTATTGCAGGTATAAATGCTGTAAAACTAGCTGAAGGTAAAGAGCTAGTCTATCCACCGGAAACTACAATGATAGGAGCTCTTTTAAAGTACATTACAACTGCTGATCCAAAAACTTTTCAACCGATGAATGCAAACTTTGGAATTCTTTTACCACCTGAAAAGAAGATAAGAGGTAAAAGAGAAAGAAGAAAATATCTTGCAGAAAGAGCTTTAGAGGATATGAAAAAATGGTTAGAATTAGTTTATTGA
- a CDS encoding LysM peptidoglycan-binding domain-containing protein, with protein MVRISLLIFFLFTKLVFAQVYEIKIIKHIKEEKLSNQSVIIYKVKRGDTLSGIISKLGLSPNILDKVIKLNKIKNPNLIYAGQKLKLPIGKKGKFLDKRRRKIKESILPAVSMLGGKVEKKGSLFLKNGKVDFKKNPKISINGREYILDFDNGLNKEIKDELSSLGIKVITSQELKKLLEKLIESNFGVIEKNGKLILGIKDVLTYRYDYLSYDATTGNRVIINLKRDTPTELVNLLKSYNIRVLQPEGKELEGKEGKLKILTGGGIEKISELLKIVTGEKGVFKEDGIEFAKNHLFIAFDFLDPERKVKLELNGYKVVILTGNFLKDLENILSSIPIVNKRINLMVVEPPGSNGERSKLEVPGLLISTEKGDWFVVDYVDKPEEIPYLRSKGVNLIVY; from the coding sequence ATGGTTAGAATTAGTTTATTGATTTTTTTTCTTTTTACAAAGCTTGTGTTTGCTCAAGTTTACGAGATAAAAATTATCAAGCATATAAAGGAAGAAAAACTTTCTAATCAAAGTGTTATTATTTATAAAGTTAAACGAGGAGATACCTTATCTGGCATAATATCTAAGTTAGGATTATCTCCTAACATACTGGATAAAGTAATAAAATTAAACAAGATAAAAAATCCAAATTTAATATATGCTGGGCAAAAGCTTAAGCTACCTATAGGAAAAAAAGGAAAATTTTTAGATAAACGAAGAAGGAAAATAAAAGAAAGTATTCTTCCTGCTGTTTCTATGCTAGGAGGGAAAGTAGAGAAAAAAGGTTCTCTATTCTTGAAAAACGGTAAAGTAGATTTTAAAAAAAATCCTAAAATTTCTATTAATGGTAGAGAATATATCTTAGATTTTGATAATGGTTTGAATAAAGAGATTAAAGACGAGCTAAGTAGTCTTGGAATAAAGGTAATAACTTCCCAAGAGCTGAAAAAACTTTTAGAAAAGCTTATTGAATCAAACTTTGGTGTTATTGAAAAAAATGGCAAACTTATCTTAGGAATTAAAGATGTACTTACTTATAGATATGATTATTTAAGTTACGACGCTACTACGGGAAATAGAGTTATAATAAACTTAAAAAGAGATACTCCTACTGAACTTGTGAATCTACTTAAATCTTATAACATAAGAGTTTTGCAACCAGAAGGAAAAGAACTTGAAGGAAAAGAAGGAAAACTTAAAATTCTAACTGGTGGTGGTATTGAAAAAATTTCTGAACTGCTGAAAATTGTTACTGGCGAAAAAGGAGTCTTTAAAGAAGATGGGATTGAATTTGCAAAAAATCATTTGTTCATAGCTTTTGATTTTCTTGATCCAGAAAGAAAAGTAAAGTTAGAGCTAAATGGTTATAAAGTTGTAATACTAACTGGAAACTTTTTAAAGGATTTAGAAAATATTCTTTCTAGTATTCCTATTGTCAACAAACGAATAAATCTTATGGTAGTTGAACCACCTGGAAGTAATGGAGAAAGGTCAAAGTTAGAAGTTCCAGGACTTTTAATTTCTACGGAAAAAGGTGATTGGTTTGTTGTTGACTATGTAGATAAACCTGAAGAAATTCCTTATCTTAGAAGTAAAGGAGTGAATTTAATTGTTTATTAA
- the rfaE2 gene encoding D-glycero-beta-D-manno-heptose 1-phosphate adenylyltransferase, giving the protein MNRILKDLENLKTIVSNLKREKKKIVFTNGCFDILHAGHVDYLEKAKSLGDVLIVGMNSDSSIKRIKGEKRPIVSQDYRAKVLIALKAVDYVFIFEDDTPYKVIEIIKPHVLVKGTDWPIEKIVGKEFAERVERIPFEYDISTSKIIERVVKLYCSNKS; this is encoded by the coding sequence TTGAATAGAATTTTAAAAGATTTAGAAAACCTAAAAACAATCGTCTCAAATCTGAAAAGAGAAAAAAAGAAGATAGTCTTTACAAATGGTTGCTTTGACATACTCCATGCAGGTCACGTTGACTATCTTGAAAAAGCAAAGTCTTTAGGTGATGTTTTAATTGTTGGAATGAATAGTGATTCTTCCATAAAAAGAATAAAAGGAGAAAAAAGACCTATAGTTTCTCAAGATTATAGAGCAAAAGTTTTAATTGCTTTAAAAGCTGTTGACTACGTTTTTATCTTTGAAGATGATACCCCTTATAAAGTTATAGAAATTATTAAACCTCATGTTCTTGTGAAAGGTACAGACTGGCCTATTGAAAAAATTGTGGGAAAAGAATTTGCTGAAAGAGTTGAAAGAATTCCTTTTGAGTATGATATATCAACGAGTAAAATCATTGAAAGAGTCGTAAAGCTATACTGTAGCAATAAATCCTAA
- a CDS encoding ArnT family glycosyltransferase: MKKEMIDRTFKLFLVFLSFALLINIGTFVLYHEEPRRGIITFEMLKTHNFFQPTVLLEPYFRKPPFHNWILAISSEIFGSVSEFSLRLPSLISVILTSVFLFFFSSKLFERKVALFSAVIFPTFFMVLFGYSTKAEPDTLFTFLVSSSIISWYYFIDKGKERIAWFLGYFFTSLAALTKGFPAFHFFLVAIFVYFFLKKDLKGLLSLNHIVGFVLGIIPFVGWILIVPTEQALKTLFSEVISRAPTQFDLLETIKRFISFPFRFLFATFPWSVIVLFYLYREKEGYKKLISDKTTLFLILTFIGNFLIYWFFPGSRMRYTMPLLPLLSILIAVYLKDKYFIHKRAKNILQFTLELIVPLGIVVGVIITGNSSLILKETIIFLIFAYLFYFYFLPRINFTPIVILFALLMLLFRGFYSSYYLPIAESKYPPVREVAKEIADLTKEYPLFTKTKYLQLCFYVEKFKNSVLPYSSKPPKDSLFLSERPEGNVLKEFSLGKHKFYLCSFSIERIEGKTLEAESRKTKLQ, from the coding sequence TTGAAGAAGGAAATGATAGATAGAACTTTTAAACTTTTTCTGGTTTTTCTTTCATTTGCTCTTTTAATAAATATTGGAACATTTGTTCTTTACCATGAAGAACCAAGAAGAGGAATAATTACCTTTGAAATGTTAAAAACTCATAATTTTTTTCAGCCAACAGTTCTTCTAGAGCCATATTTTAGAAAGCCACCTTTTCACAATTGGATTTTAGCTATTTCCTCAGAGATTTTTGGTTCTGTATCTGAATTTTCATTAAGATTACCTTCTCTTATTTCGGTTATTTTAACTTCCGTTTTTCTGTTCTTTTTTTCTTCCAAGCTCTTTGAAAGAAAAGTAGCTCTTTTTTCAGCAGTTATATTCCCAACATTTTTTATGGTTCTTTTTGGATATTCTACAAAAGCTGAACCAGACACTCTTTTTACTTTTTTAGTTTCGTCATCCATAATCTCGTGGTATTACTTTATAGATAAGGGAAAAGAAAGAATTGCTTGGTTTTTAGGATACTTCTTCACATCTCTTGCTGCTTTAACAAAAGGCTTTCCAGCTTTTCACTTTTTCTTAGTAGCTATATTCGTTTACTTTTTCTTAAAAAAAGATTTAAAAGGACTTCTTTCCCTTAATCATATAGTTGGCTTTGTTTTAGGAATTATTCCTTTTGTTGGATGGATACTTATAGTTCCAACAGAACAAGCTTTAAAGACGCTTTTTTCAGAAGTTATTTCTCGTGCTCCTACTCAGTTTGATTTGTTAGAAACTATCAAAAGATTTATTTCCTTTCCATTTAGATTTCTGTTTGCAACTTTCCCGTGGTCAGTAATTGTTCTTTTTTATCTATATAGAGAAAAGGAAGGTTATAAAAAGCTAATAAGCGATAAAACTACTCTTTTTTTAATTCTAACATTTATTGGAAACTTTCTTATCTATTGGTTTTTCCCGGGTTCAAGAATGAGATATACAATGCCTTTACTTCCGCTTTTGTCAATTCTAATTGCAGTTTATTTAAAAGATAAATATTTCATTCATAAGAGAGCAAAAAATATACTCCAATTTACGTTAGAGCTCATAGTTCCCCTAGGGATTGTTGTGGGTGTAATTATTACTGGTAACTCATCTCTCATACTTAAGGAAACGATTATATTTTTAATATTTGCTTATCTTTTCTATTTCTACTTTCTTCCAAGGATTAACTTTACTCCTATTGTAATTCTCTTTGCTTTATTAATGCTTTTGTTTAGAGGATTTTACAGTTCTTATTATTTACCAATTGCAGAGTCTAAATATCCTCCAGTTAGAGAAGTTGCAAAAGAGATTGCAGATTTAACTAAAGAATATCCTCTCTTTACAAAAACAAAATACCTTCAACTCTGTTTTTATGTTGAAAAGTTTAAGAATTCAGTTTTACCTTATTCTTCAAAACCTCCAAAAGATTCTTTATTCCTTTCTGAAAGACCAGAAGGCAATGTTTTAAAAGAGTTTTCCCTGGGTAAGCATAAATTTTACTTATGTTCTTTTAGTATTGAAAGAATAGAAGGTAAAACTTTAGAAGCTGAATCTCGAAAAACAAAGTTACAATAG
- a CDS encoding glycosyltransferase family 2 protein: MDSIKKISIVIPVFNEEENIPILYDKLKKVLEKLPYDYEIIFVDDGSTDRTEELLEKIASKDKKVKVIEFARNFGQTPAMMAGMDYATGDVIVTMDGDLQNDPEDIPRLLEKIEEGYDVVSGWRKHRQDAAISRKLPSKIANWLIGKITGVKIHDYGCTLKAYKSNVIKKVRLYGELHRFIPALASTVTSVSKIIEIPVKHHPRIYGKSKYGISRTFKVLADLFFIWFLKKFMQKPIHFFGIFGLFLFLVGLIPFLYLIGLKLTGHSIGGRPLLIISVLFILSGIQMFTTGIISEILMRIYFEAQDKKPYVVGRAINVEEE, encoded by the coding sequence ATGGATAGCATAAAGAAAATTTCCATCGTCATTCCTGTTTTCAATGAAGAGGAAAACATTCCTATACTTTACGATAAATTAAAGAAAGTTCTTGAAAAATTACCTTACGATTATGAAATAATCTTTGTTGATGATGGAAGTACTGATAGGACAGAAGAGCTCTTAGAAAAAATTGCTTCTAAAGATAAAAAGGTAAAAGTAATTGAATTTGCAAGAAATTTTGGACAAACTCCAGCAATGATGGCCGGAATGGACTATGCTACTGGAGACGTAATAGTAACAATGGACGGAGATCTTCAAAACGATCCTGAAGATATCCCAAGACTTCTTGAAAAGATAGAAGAAGGCTACGACGTAGTTAGTGGTTGGAGAAAACATAGGCAGGATGCTGCAATTTCAAGAAAATTACCGTCAAAGATAGCTAACTGGTTAATAGGAAAGATAACAGGAGTGAAAATCCACGACTACGGTTGTACTTTAAAGGCTTATAAAAGTAACGTTATAAAGAAGGTAAGGCTTTATGGAGAGCTCCATAGATTTATTCCAGCTCTTGCCTCAACTGTTACTTCTGTAAGCAAGATTATAGAAATACCAGTAAAGCATCATCCGAGAATTTATGGAAAATCAAAGTACGGTATATCAAGAACCTTTAAAGTTCTTGCAGATCTTTTCTTTATATGGTTTTTAAAAAAATTCATGCAAAAACCTATCCACTTTTTTGGAATCTTTGGACTCTTTCTCTTTTTAGTAGGTTTAATTCCATTTTTATACCTTATAGGACTTAAGCTAACTGGACATTCTATTGGCGGAAGACCTCTTTTAATTATTTCAGTTTTATTTATACTTTCGGGAATTCAAATGTTTACAACGGGAATTATCAGTGAAATTCTCATGAGAATATACTTTGAAGCTCAGGATAAAAAACCTTACGTTGTTGGGAGAGCTATAAACGTTGAAGAAGAATAG
- a CDS encoding lysylphosphatidylglycerol synthase transmembrane domain-containing protein — translation MKKNSLFFPTLILIIFAYFLYRFDVFFKLKEIIKNLDPIYLIFSLFFYLLTYIFRAKRFSIIFPSISTQDLAAVMGIHTFFNNILPFRSGEASFPIILKKLFGVDATISSVALLFIRILDLIVLSLFFLTSVLFVATKSKELLWIPVITISILILLLYLGFKLLKKFRGRFLIIGTVFSFVQTFISFRAVGKILSYSFLTWLFKFVSFFFILKAGKIELNFFKTVFVSTFGEVTTILPIHSFGGFGTYEAGLVGGFSLIGVKVSYALTIAFYFHLLLLLMSGILALVGWFYLSKKLKRKEY, via the coding sequence TTGAAGAAGAATAGCCTTTTTTTCCCTACGCTTATACTGATTATATTTGCCTATTTTCTATATAGGTTTGATGTTTTTTTCAAGCTGAAAGAGATAATCAAAAACCTTGATCCAATTTATTTAATTTTTTCTCTTTTCTTCTACCTTCTCACATACATTTTTAGGGCTAAAAGGTTTAGTATTATCTTTCCATCTATTTCCACTCAAGATCTTGCTGCCGTTATGGGAATTCACACCTTTTTTAACAATATTCTTCCCTTTAGATCTGGAGAAGCATCTTTTCCTATAATTCTTAAGAAACTCTTTGGAGTCGATGCAACAATTTCTTCAGTAGCTCTTCTCTTTATAAGAATATTAGACCTTATTGTCCTTTCGTTATTTTTCCTTACTTCTGTTCTCTTTGTTGCTACTAAAAGTAAAGAGCTCCTCTGGATTCCTGTTATTACAATCTCCATATTAATTCTTCTCCTTTATTTAGGATTTAAACTGCTCAAAAAGTTTCGCGGTCGTTTCCTTATCATTGGAACAGTTTTTTCCTTTGTTCAAACTTTCATCTCCTTTAGAGCAGTTGGAAAAATCCTCTCTTACTCTTTTCTAACGTGGCTTTTCAAGTTTGTTTCTTTCTTTTTTATTCTAAAAGCAGGAAAAATAGAGCTTAATTTCTTTAAGACTGTTTTTGTTTCAACCTTTGGAGAAGTAACAACAATTTTACCAATCCACAGCTTTGGAGGATTTGGAACTTATGAGGCAGGACTTGTAGGAGGGTTTTCTTTAATAGGAGTTAAAGTTAGCTACGCTTTAACGATTGCTTTTTATTTTCACCTTCTCCTTCTCCTAATGTCCGGCATTCTAGCGCTTGTTGGATGGTTCTATCTTTCAAAAAAATTAAAAAGAAAAGAGTATTAA
- a CDS encoding ArnT family glycosyltransferase, producing MQDRRFWLLALISTVLLLLPNGFYSAFDKDEPKYMEAAWEMVKTGDYITPYYNYEYRFDKPILVYWLIALGYKIFGINEFGGRFFVSIFGVFTVLLLYWWLTRWKGRDLAFWTSLVFLSLLDFIVMSSVAMPDVVLTFFFAASLIFFFEAYHRKSEKFYLLAFASSGFATLTKGPVGLALPGLVAIIYLLLRRDLLKTLKEIPWFKGFGIYLLIVAPWYVAIFKKHGYQFFKDFIIFHNIHRFTSKVPGHPTEWWYYLANYFWLYLPWSFFFPFALYRVFKRKESITDNVLNFSLVWFFTVVIFFQIAHTKLAHYLLPSFPAFAVITSWYLSKFKDKIPAYITAAIFIVFSVIAFIFFKIKGWPLLSLVMLLPVLLATIFLKKDYLKPLTFGFIGTMVLFKWITLPSLEFHRAKPAVGKEIQQLAKKCKECKFYFLDYTSPEIVYYFKEGKLESIDSNRAKALLRSKEPVIIVTRENRLKKLKGESFYILDKKKELITKHSIVIISNYPKEKIDG from the coding sequence ATGCAGGATAGACGCTTTTGGCTCTTAGCTTTAATTTCAACAGTTCTCCTTCTTTTACCCAACGGTTTCTATTCGGCTTTTGATAAAGACGAACCGAAGTACATGGAAGCAGCTTGGGAAATGGTTAAAACGGGAGACTACATTACCCCTTACTACAATTATGAATACCGTTTTGACAAACCTATTCTTGTTTATTGGCTTATAGCCTTAGGTTACAAGATTTTTGGTATTAACGAATTTGGTGGAAGGTTTTTTGTTTCTATCTTTGGAGTTTTTACTGTTCTTCTTCTTTACTGGTGGCTTACAAGATGGAAAGGAAGAGACCTTGCCTTCTGGACTTCTCTCGTTTTCCTTTCACTTTTAGATTTCATAGTCATGTCTTCTGTTGCAATGCCCGATGTGGTTTTGACTTTCTTCTTTGCAGCTTCTTTGATCTTCTTCTTTGAAGCCTACCACAGAAAAAGTGAAAAGTTTTACCTTCTTGCTTTTGCCTCCTCAGGATTTGCAACCTTAACTAAAGGTCCTGTTGGTCTTGCTCTACCTGGTCTTGTTGCCATAATCTATCTCTTACTTAGAAGAGACCTTTTGAAAACTCTTAAAGAAATTCCTTGGTTTAAGGGATTTGGTATCTATCTTCTTATTGTAGCTCCGTGGTACGTTGCAATTTTTAAAAAGCACGGTTATCAATTTTTTAAAGACTTTATCATATTCCACAACATCCATAGATTTACCTCAAAAGTACCGGGTCATCCAACTGAGTGGTGGTACTATCTTGCAAACTACTTCTGGTTGTATCTTCCTTGGAGTTTCTTTTTCCCCTTTGCTCTATATAGAGTGTTTAAAAGAAAAGAATCAATTACCGATAATGTCCTTAACTTTTCCCTTGTGTGGTTTTTTACTGTTGTTATTTTCTTCCAAATTGCTCATACAAAACTTGCCCACTATCTCCTTCCTTCTTTTCCTGCTTTTGCTGTTATCACAAGTTGGTATCTTTCAAAGTTTAAAGATAAAATACCAGCTTACATTACAGCTGCTATTTTTATAGTTTTCTCCGTTATAGCTTTTATTTTCTTTAAGATAAAAGGATGGCCTCTTCTTTCTCTTGTAATGCTTTTACCGGTACTCTTAGCTACTATTTTCCTTAAGAAAGATTATCTCAAACCCCTTACATTTGGCTTTATTGGAACTATGGTGCTTTTTAAGTGGATAACACTTCCTTCTCTTGAATTTCATAGAGCTAAACCTGCTGTTGGAAAAGAAATTCAACAACTTGCTAAAAAGTGTAAAGAGTGTAAATTCTACTTTTTAGACTATACAAGTCCTGAAATTGTCTATTACTTTAAAGAAGGAAAACTTGAAAGTATAGATTCAAATAGAGCAAAAGCTTTACTGCGCTCAAAAGAACCGGTTATTATTGTGACAAGAGAAAATAGACTGAAAAAACTAAAAGGAGAAAGTTTCTATATTTTAGATAAGAAAAAAGAACTCATCACTAAACACAGTATAGTTATTATCTCAAACTATCCTAAGGAGAAAATAGATGGATAG